A window of the Gossypium hirsutum isolate 1008001.06 chromosome A05, Gossypium_hirsutum_v2.1, whole genome shotgun sequence genome harbors these coding sequences:
- the LOC107905474 gene encoding zingipain-2 has protein sequence MEPLLASFLLSFLLFFDLSSAAASPSHISKKFETWCQQHGKSYLSEEEKSYRLKVFEDNYAFVTQHNAMVNSSYSLALNAFADFTHHEFKASRLGLSGAAIQFRRPNLREPRLVRDIPDSLDWREKGAVTQVKDQGSCGACWSFSATGAIEGVNKIVTGSLISLSEQELVDCDKTYNTGCEGGLMDYAFQFVINNHGIDTEEDYPYQGREHTCNKEKLKRHVVTIDDYTDVPMNNEKKLLQAVATQPVSVGICGSERAFQLYSKGIFTGPCSTSLDHAVLIVGYGSENGVDYWIVKNSWGRRWGMNGYIHMIRNSGKSEGICGINMLASYPIKTSPNPPPSPPPGPTKCDFFTYCSAGETCCCTHRIFGICFSWKCCGLDSAVCCKDNRHCCPHNYPICDTKNNQCLKRVGNATIMESSDTNLAFRKISSW, from the exons ATGGAACCTCTTTTGGCTTCCTTTCTGCtatctttccttcttttctttgacCTTTCTTCTGCTGCTGCTTCTCCCTCCCATATCTCCAAGAAATTTGAAACTTGGTGTCAACAACATGGAAAAAGTTACTTATCCGAGGAAGAAAAATCTTACAGGCTTAAAGTCTTTGAAGACAACTATGCCTTTGTTACTCAACACAATGCTATGGTCAATTCTTCTTATTCTTTGGCTCTCAATGCCTTTGCCGATTTCACTCACCACGAGTTTAAGGCCTCCCGCTTGGGTCTCTCCGGTGCTGCCATTCAGTTTAGGCGCCCCAACCTTCGAGAGCCGCGCCTTGTTCGGGACATCCCGGATTCATTGGATTGGAGGGAGAAAGGTGCCGTGACTCAGGTCAAAGATCAAGGGAGTTGTG GTGCTTGTTGGTCATTCTCGGCAACCGGAGCTATAGAAGGTGTAAATAAAATTGTCACTGGATCTCTTATCAGCCTCTCTGAACAAGAATTGGTTGATTGTGACAAAACTTACAATACTGGCTGTGAGGGTGGGTTGATGGATTATGCGTTTCAGTTTGTCATCAATAACCACGGAATAGACACTGAAGAAGACTATCCTTATCAAGGTCGGGAACATACTTGCAACAAAGAAAAA CTGAAACGACATGTGGTAACAATTGATGATTACACTGATGTGCCTATGAATAATGAGAAGAAACTGTTGCAAGCGGTGGCAACTCAACCTGTGAGTGTAGGTATATGTGGGAGCGAGAGAGCATTTCAATTGTACTCCAAG GGGATATTCACTGGTCCATGCTCAACTTCCTTGGATCATGCGGTGCTGATAGTAGGTTATGGTTCAGAAAATGGAGTGGATTATTGGATTGTGAAGAACTCATGGGGTAGGAGGTGGGGAATGAATGGCTATATTCATATGATACGTAACAGTGGCAAATCTGAAGGGATTTGTGGCATTAACATGTTGGCTTCCTATCCGATAAAGACTAGCCCAAATCCACCTCCTTCACCTCCTCCGGGGCCAACTAAGTGTGATTTCTTCACTTACTGTTCGGCTGGGGAAACCTGTTGTTGTACGCATCGCATATTCGGAATATGCTTTTCGTGGAAGTGTTGCGGGTTGGATTCAGCCGTGTGTTGCAAAGACAATCGTCATTGCTGCCCCCATAATTATCCAATCTGTGATACAAAGAACAACCAATGTCTCAAG CGTGTTGGAAATGCCACAATAATGGAATCATCTGATACGAATCTCGCTTTTAGGAAGATCAGCAGTTGGTGA
- the LOC107905477 gene encoding purple acid phosphatase — protein MALLKVFDPCAICLLCLVLSASELCNGGITGNFLRKEYSPDMPLDSDVFQVPPGYNAPQQVHITQGDTDGRGVIISWITPDEPGSDTVLYWSENSKNKNRAEGIFVRYKFFNYTSGYIHHCTIKNLEYNTKYMYEIGIGYTIRRFWFKTPPRTGPDVPYTFGLIGDLGQTHDSNVTLTHYESNPKKGKTVLFLGDLSYSNDYPFHDNTRWDTWGRFIERNAAYQPWIWTAGNHELDFAPQLEETTPFKPYMHRYYVPFASSHSTSPLWYSIKRGSAYLIVLSSYSAYGKSTPQYKWLRDELPKVDRSKTPWLIALMHCPIYTSNSHHFMEGETMRVVFESWFVKYKVDVVFSGHVHAYERSKRISNIAYNIVNGMCTPVDDQSAPVYITIGDGGNHDGPAIGMMEPQPNFSAYREASFGHGIFDIKNRTHAYFSWHRNQDGYAVEADSFWFHNSYWNPLGKSFVAQH, from the exons ATGGCCTTGCTGAAAGTCTTTGACCCTTGTGCTATTTGTCTCCTCTGTTTGGTATTGAGTGCATCTGAGTTGTGCAATGGAGGAATAACTGGTAACTTTCTAAGGAAAGAGTATTCTCCAGATATGCCCCTTGACAGTGATGTTTTCCAAGTTCCTCCTGGTTATAACGCACCTCAACAG GTCCATATAACACAAGGGGATACTGATGGGAGGGGAGTGATCATCTCTTGGATAACTCCTGATGAACCTGGCTCTGACACAGTTCTCTACTGGTCTGAAAATAGTAAGAATAAGAATCGTGCCGAGGGGATTTTTGTCAGATATAAGTTCTTCAATTACACTTCAGGGTACATCCATCACTGCACCATCAAGAACCTGGAG TATAACACCAAATACATGTATGAGATTGGAATAGGATATACTATCAGACGATTCTGGTTTAAGACTCCTCCAAGAACTGGCCCTGATGTTCCTTACACTTTTGGTCTGATAG GGGATCTTGGTCAAACACATGATTCAAATGTTACACTCACACATTATGAATCAAATCCAAAAAAAGGGAAAACAGTCTTGTTTTTAGGGGACCTCTCATACTCAAATGACTATCCGTTCCATGATAATACTCGGTGGGATACATGGGGAAGATTCATAGAGAGGAATGCTGCTTATCAGCCTTGGATTTGGACTGCAGGGAATCATGAACTTGATTTTGCTCCTCAGCTT GAAGAAACTACACCCTTTAAGCCATATATGCACCGTTATTATGTCCCATTTGCATCATCGCATAGTACATCTCCATTATGGTATTCGATCAAGAGAGGCTCAGCTTACCTAATTGTTTTATCGTCTTATTCAGCATACG GAAAATCCACTCCTCAATACAAATGGCTAAGAGATGAGCTACCTAAAGTGGATAGAAGCAAGACCCCATGGTTGATTGCTCTTATGCACTGCCCAATTTATACTAGTAACTCGCATCATTTCATGGAAGGAGAAACCATGAGAGTGGTGTTTGAGTCATGGTTTGTCAAGTACAAAGTGGATGTTGTATTTTCAGGCCATGTTCATGCCTATGAGCGATCC AAGCGTATATCAAATATTGCATATAATATTGTGAATGGAATGTGTACTCCTGTTGATGACCAGTCTGCACCAGTCTACATTACCATTGGAGATGGAGGAAATCATGATGGACCAGCTATAGG CATGATGGAACCACAGCCCAACTTCTCAGCCTATAGGGAGGCTAGTTTTGGTCATGGTATATTCGATATCAAGAACAGGACACATGCCTATTTCAGTTGGCACCGAAATCAAGATGGATATGCTGTCGAAGCTGATTCTTTCTGGTTTCACAACAGTTACTGGAATCCCTTAGGGAAATCCTTTGTAGCTCAACACTAA
- the LOC107905475 gene encoding lon protease 2: MALPQLIPSHSSSSLTHQPSINPNAANPYPMLKSFLKPSSLSQSRRFHRLSSLRASASSFPDHHQTDPSKPDDVVELPIFPLPLVLFPGAILPLQIFEFRYRIMMHTLLHTDLRFGVIYSDSVTGTTDVGCVGEIVKHERLVDDRFFLICKGQERFRITNVVRTKPYLVAEVNWLEDRPSGDEDLEGLASEVETYMKDVIRLSNRLNGKPEKETLDLRRNLFPTPFSFFVGSTFEGAPREQQALLELEDTATRLKREKETLRNTLNYLSAASAVKDVFPSS, encoded by the coding sequence ATGGCTCTCCCTCAGCTAATACCTTCTCACTCTTCTTCTTCACTCACTCACCAGCCTTCCATAAACCCTAACGCAGCCAATCCATACCCCATGTTGAAGTCCTTTTTGAAGCCATCTTCTCTCTCTCAATCTCGCAGGTTTCACAGGCTCAGCTCTCTTCGAGCTTCGGCCTCTTCCTTCCCCGATCATCACCAAACAGATCCTTCTAAACCAGACGACGTCGTAGAGCTCCCTATATTCCCTCTGCCCTTGGTTCTCTTCCCCGGCGCTATCCTCCCTCTCCAGATTTTCGAGTTCCGTTACCGCATTATGATGCACACGCTCCTCCACACCGACCTCCGCTTTGGCGTCATTTACTCCGACTCCGTCACCGGCACCACCGACGTCGGCTGCGTCGGCGAGATCGTCAAACATGAGCGTCTCGTCGATGACCGCTTCTTCCTCATATGTAAAGGCCAGGAACGGTTCCGTATCACCAACGTTGTCCGTACGAAGCCTTATCTTGTCGCAGAAGTCAATTGGCTCGAAGACCGACCCTCCGGGGACGAAGATTTGGAAGGATTGGCCAGCGAAGTGGAGACTTACATGAAAGACGTGATTCGGTTATCGAATCGTCTTAACGGGAAACCGGAAAAGGAAACGCTGGATTTGAGGAGGAATCTGTTTCCGACCCCTTTTTCCTTCTTCGTGGGGAGCACATTCGAAGGGGCGCCGAGAGAGCAGCAGGCTTTACTGGAGTTGGAAGACACTGCCACCAGGTTAAAAAGAGAGAaggaaactttaaggaacacccTTAATTACTTGTCGGCCGCCTCGGCCGTGAAAGACGTGTTTCCCTCTTCGTGA
- the LOC121229439 gene encoding dehydration-responsive element-binding protein 2D, producing MCLSITFLIFILLPLWFSLGTMSTSMMGGFGERKQIRRPAQASSRKGCMRGKGGPENALCTYKGVRQRTWGKWVAEIREPNRGARLWLGTFDTSHEAAMAYDAAARKLYGYEAKLNLPELCVGPRYPPPSTNTQAAAMGNQTQNLNNSGTCSSNSPIIIRTNDVQPVYNNDSVISFPNEKIDSQGNPGGNNAKLGQNEDGIDGFWENMCVNLPVLDESIWAEAAISLDFPVMDDPGSFASSLVDVTGWDALQSPWCM from the coding sequence ATGTGCTTATCAATCACTTTCCTCATTTTTATTTTGCTTCCCCTTTGGTTCTCTCTTGGAACAATGTCAACATCAATGATGGGTGGGTTTGGAGAGCGAAAACAAATAAGGAGGCCTGCTCAAGCTAGCTCCAGAAAAGGGTGCATGAGAGGCAAGGGAGGTCCAGAGAATGCTCTCTGCACTTACAAAGGTGTCAGGCAGAGAACTTGGGGCAAATGGGTGGCTGAAATTCGTGAACCCAACCGTGGTGCTCGTCTTTGGCTTGGAACTTTTGACACCTCTCATGAAGCTGCAATGGCTTATGATGCTGCCGCTCGCAAACTCTACGGCTATGAAGCCAAGCTCAACTTGCCAGAGTTATGTGTCGGCCCTCGGTATCCACCACCTTCAACCAATACTCAGGCTGCTGCAATGGGGAACCAAACTCAAAACCTGAATAATTCAGGTACGTGTTCATCAAATAGCCCAATAATTATCAGGACCAATGATGTACAACCTGTGTACAACAATGACTCAGTCATATCTTTCCCCAACGAGAAAATTGATTCTCAAGGGAACCCGGGTGGGAACAATGCAAAATTAGGACAAAATGAAGATGGAATTGACGGGTTTTGGGAAAATATGTGTGTGAACTTGCCCGTCTTAGATGAATCGATTTGGGCTGAAGCTGCTATCTCATTAGATTTTCCAGTGATGGATGATCCTGGCAGTTTTGCAAGCAGCCTTGTGGATGTAACTGGCTGGGACGCCTTGCAATCCCCCTGGTGCATGTAA